One stretch of Lacrimispora sphenoides DNA includes these proteins:
- a CDS encoding DNA polymerase III subunit alpha, whose amino-acid sequence MAFTHLHVHTEYSLLDGSCKIKELVARAKELGMDSMAITDHGVMYGVIDFYRAAREAGIKPIIGCEVYVTSGSRFDRETVGGEDRYYHLVLLAENNQGYQNLMKIVSKGFVDGFYYKPRVDYEILKEYSEGIIALSACLAGEVQRLVGRGQYEKGREAALRYQEIFGKGNFFLELQDHGIPAQNTVNQNLLRMSQETGIDLVATNDIHYTYAEDATPHDILLCIQTGKKVADENRMRYEGGQYYCKSEEEMRTLFSYAGEAIDNTYKIAERCNVEIEFGVTKLPKYDVPDGYDSWSYLNKLCLEGFARHYPQDDLELKERLDYELDVIHSMGYVDYFLIVWDFIHYARSQDIIVGPGRGSAAGSIVSYCLGITNIDPIRYNLLFERFLNPERISMPDIDVDFCFERRQEVIDYVVRKYGKDQVVQIVTFGTLAAKGVVRDVGRVLDMPYARCDTIAKMIPGDLGMTLEKALKQSPDLRNAYEEDPEVKYLIDMSMRLEGLPRHTSMHAAGVVISRTSVDEYVPLSRAADGTITTQFTMTTLEELGLLKMDFLGLRTLTVIQNAVKGIEKNRQLSIDMDRINYNDKAVLDSIGTGKDDGVFQLESSGMKSFMKELKPGSLEDIIAGISLYRPGPMDFIPKYLKGKNDLSSITYECTQLEPILGPTYGCIVYQEQVMQIVRDLAGYTMGRSDLVRRAMSKKKTSVMEKERQNFVYGNPEEEVTGCISNGIDEKTANQIYDEMIDFAKYAFNKSHAAAYAVVSYQTAFLKYYYPQEFMAALLTSVMDNVTKVSEYILSCRQMGISILPPDINEGESGFSVSGGSIRYGLSAIKSVGKSVVEQIVAEREQNGIFHDMEDFIDRMSNKEVNKRTLENFIKSGSLDTLPGTRKQKLLTAPELLEHKAKERKNTMEGQMTLFDIAGEEEKSHFQITFPDVGEFIKEDLLAFEKETLGIYLSGHPMEAYETTWRTNITATTIDFVVDEETGDAGVSDGSYVTIGGMITGKTVKTTRNNKMMAFLILEDLAGSVEVIVFPKDYESKRELFVEDSKVFIQGRVSVGEDPVGKLICERVTPFSALPKELWLKFPDKESYMVVEREILNDLMESEGDDSVIIYLEKERARKVLPANRNVNAGDGLLKALVKKLGEKNVKLVEKKLEKIGKMN is encoded by the coding sequence ATGGCATTTACACATTTACACGTCCATACGGAATACAGTCTGTTGGACGGCTCCTGTAAGATAAAAGAGCTTGTGGCCAGGGCAAAGGAGCTTGGAATGGACAGCATGGCCATCACTGATCATGGGGTGATGTATGGCGTCATTGATTTTTACAGGGCGGCCAGAGAGGCTGGAATCAAGCCCATCATCGGGTGTGAGGTATATGTGACCTCTGGATCAAGGTTTGACAGGGAAACCGTGGGCGGGGAGGACCGTTACTATCATCTGGTCTTATTGGCGGAGAATAACCAGGGCTACCAGAACTTAATGAAGATTGTCTCAAAGGGCTTTGTAGATGGATTTTACTATAAACCAAGAGTGGATTATGAGATTTTAAAGGAATACAGTGAAGGGATCATTGCATTAAGTGCCTGTCTGGCAGGAGAGGTACAGAGGCTGGTCGGCCGCGGACAGTATGAGAAGGGAAGGGAAGCGGCCCTTCGCTATCAGGAGATATTCGGGAAGGGGAATTTCTTTCTGGAGCTTCAGGATCACGGAATACCGGCTCAGAATACGGTAAACCAGAACCTTTTACGGATGAGTCAGGAAACCGGGATCGATTTGGTGGCCACCAATGATATCCACTATACCTATGCAGAGGATGCCACACCTCATGATATCCTGCTGTGTATTCAGACCGGAAAAAAGGTGGCGGATGAGAACCGCATGCGCTACGAGGGGGGCCAGTATTACTGCAAATCGGAAGAGGAGATGCGTACGCTCTTCTCCTATGCGGGAGAAGCCATTGACAACACTTACAAGATTGCAGAGCGCTGTAACGTGGAGATTGAGTTCGGCGTAACCAAACTGCCAAAGTATGACGTGCCGGATGGGTATGATTCCTGGTCCTATTTAAACAAGCTATGCCTGGAGGGCTTTGCGCGCCATTATCCCCAGGATGACTTGGAATTAAAGGAAAGGCTTGATTATGAGCTGGATGTCATTCATTCCATGGGGTACGTGGATTATTTCCTGATCGTATGGGATTTCATTCATTACGCCAGGTCCCAGGATATTATCGTGGGGCCGGGACGGGGATCAGCAGCAGGTAGCATCGTGTCCTACTGTCTGGGGATCACTAACATCGACCCTATCCGCTATAACCTTCTGTTTGAGCGTTTCTTGAATCCGGAGCGAATTTCCATGCCTGATATTGACGTGGATTTCTGCTTTGAACGGCGTCAGGAAGTTATCGACTATGTGGTGCGGAAGTATGGAAAGGACCAGGTGGTCCAGATCGTGACCTTTGGTACCCTGGCGGCCAAGGGTGTGGTAAGGGATGTGGGAAGGGTGCTGGATATGCCCTATGCCCGTTGCGACACCATAGCAAAGATGATCCCGGGAGACCTTGGCATGACCCTTGAAAAGGCTTTAAAGCAAAGCCCTGACTTAAGAAATGCATACGAGGAAGATCCTGAGGTCAAATACCTCATTGACATGTCCATGCGTCTGGAAGGCCTGCCAAGGCATACGTCCATGCATGCTGCCGGAGTCGTGATCAGCCGGACTTCTGTGGATGAATATGTTCCTCTTTCCAGAGCAGCCGACGGAACCATTACCACACAGTTTACCATGACGACTCTGGAAGAACTGGGGCTTTTAAAAATGGACTTCCTTGGGCTGCGTACTCTGACCGTTATTCAGAATGCGGTAAAGGGCATAGAGAAAAACAGGCAATTATCCATTGATATGGACCGGATCAATTATAATGACAAGGCAGTGCTGGATTCCATTGGTACCGGAAAGGACGATGGAGTGTTCCAGCTGGAAAGTTCCGGTATGAAGAGCTTTATGAAGGAGCTGAAACCGGGAAGCCTGGAAGATATTATTGCCGGAATATCCCTTTACCGCCCCGGTCCCATGGACTTTATTCCAAAGTATTTAAAGGGGAAAAACGACTTAAGCTCCATAACCTATGAATGCACCCAGTTAGAGCCCATCTTAGGTCCTACTTATGGCTGTATCGTATACCAGGAGCAGGTAATGCAGATCGTAAGGGACCTTGCCGGATATACCATGGGCCGCAGCGACTTAGTGCGAAGAGCCATGTCAAAGAAGAAGACTTCTGTCATGGAAAAGGAACGGCAGAATTTTGTTTATGGGAATCCAGAAGAGGAAGTAACCGGGTGTATCTCCAATGGAATCGATGAAAAGACGGCAAATCAAATCTATGACGAGATGATCGATTTTGCCAAATACGCCTTTAATAAGTCCCATGCGGCAGCTTATGCGGTGGTATCTTATCAGACCGCCTTCTTAAAATATTATTATCCCCAGGAATTCATGGCAGCTCTTCTTACCTCGGTCATGGATAACGTAACAAAAGTATCCGAATATATTTTAAGCTGCAGACAGATGGGAATCTCCATTCTTCCGCCGGATATTAACGAGGGAGAAAGCGGGTTTTCCGTTTCAGGAGGATCTATCCGCTACGGCTTGTCGGCCATTAAGAGCGTAGGAAAGTCCGTGGTAGAGCAGATCGTTGCGGAACGGGAACAAAATGGAATATTTCACGATATGGAAGATTTTATTGACCGGATGAGCAATAAAGAGGTCAATAAAAGGACTTTGGAAAATTTCATAAAATCCGGATCATTGGATACTCTTCCAGGTACAAGAAAGCAAAAGCTTTTGACTGCACCGGAGCTTTTGGAGCATAAAGCCAAGGAACGGAAAAATACCATGGAAGGCCAGATGACTCTGTTTGATATTGCAGGGGAAGAAGAAAAGAGCCATTTTCAGATAACGTTCCCTGATGTGGGAGAATTCATAAAGGAAGATCTTCTGGCATTTGAGAAGGAGACTCTTGGCATTTATTTAAGCGGTCATCCCATGGAAGCTTACGAAACCACCTGGAGAACTAATATTACCGCAACCACCATAGATTTTGTTGTGGACGAGGAAACTGGAGATGCAGGTGTTTCCGACGGTTCTTATGTGACCATCGGAGGTATGATTACAGGAAAGACCGTAAAAACTACTAGAAACAACAAAATGATGGCGTTTCTCATCCTGGAGGATCTGGCAGGATCCGTGGAAGTAATCGTATTCCCCAAGGATTATGAGAGCAAGAGGGAGCTTTTTGTGGAAGATTCCAAGGTCTTCATACAAGGCAGGGTATCAGTGGGAGAGGATCCGGTGGGAAAACTGATCTGTGAGCGGGTAACTCCATTTTCAGCTCTGCCAAAGGAACTGTGGCTGAAATTCCCTGATAAGGAATCCTATATGGTGGTAGAACGGGAAATCTTAAATGACCTAATGGAATCAGAGGGCGATGATTCAGTCATCATCTATCTGGAAAAAGAACGGGCCAGAAAGGTTCTGCCGGCCAACCGGAACGTGAACGCGGGAGATGGACTCCTGAAGGCTCTGGTTAAAAAACTTGGTGAAAAAAATGTCAAGCTTGTAGAAAAAAAACTTGAAAAGATTGGGAAAATGAATTAG
- a CDS encoding HPr family phosphocarrier protein — MVRKTVTVELASGLEARPVAMLVQVASQYESNIYVEIESKRVNAKSIMGMMTLGLAAGEQITITADGTDEEQAIAEIEKYLSNHE, encoded by the coding sequence ATGGTAAGAAAAACAGTCACCGTTGAACTTGCATCAGGCTTAGAGGCAAGACCAGTTGCTATGCTGGTTCAGGTTGCAAGCCAGTATGAAAGCAACATTTATGTTGAAATCGAATCCAAGAGAGTAAATGCAAAGAGTATTATGGGCATGATGACTCTGGGACTTGCAGCGGGAGAACAGATTACGATCACTGCGGACGGTACGGATGAGGAGCAGGCGATTGCCGAAATCGAAAAATACTTAAGCAATCACGAGTAA
- the whiA gene encoding DNA-binding protein WhiA, with product MSFSSKLKEELSRQISPARHCQIAEMAAIISLCGKIIISEDDRFTIKINTENVAVARKYFTLLKKTFNISTDVSIRRNAYLNKNRTYTVTIREHEEAIRVLHATKLLDENGEIGENLNLVRNVVIQQSCCRRAFIRGAFLSSGSISDPEKFYHFEIVCATEEKAQQLKSIIATFDLEAKIVKRKRYFVVYIKEGNQIVDILNVMEAPVALMELENIRILKDMRNSVNRQVNCETANINKTVSAAVKQIEDITYIRDTIGLDNLPDNLCEIARERLERPEATLKELGEALDPPVGKSGVNHRLRKLGDLAGRLRGTGISSGME from the coding sequence ATGTCATTTTCTTCCAAGTTAAAAGAAGAGCTTTCCAGACAGATCAGTCCGGCAAGGCATTGCCAGATTGCTGAGATGGCTGCGATCATAAGCCTTTGCGGGAAAATAATCATATCGGAAGACGACCGCTTTACGATTAAAATTAATACGGAAAATGTGGCAGTTGCAAGAAAGTACTTTACATTATTGAAAAAAACATTTAATATAAGTACTGATGTGTCCATTAGAAGAAATGCTTATTTAAATAAAAACCGTACCTATACGGTGACAATCCGGGAACATGAGGAGGCGATCCGTGTTTTACATGCCACAAAGCTTCTTGATGAAAACGGAGAAATAGGGGAAAACTTAAATCTTGTAAGGAATGTTGTCATCCAGCAGTCCTGCTGCAGGAGGGCATTTATCCGTGGTGCATTTCTCTCTTCCGGATCGATAAGTGATCCTGAGAAATTCTACCACTTTGAAATCGTATGTGCAACAGAAGAAAAAGCACAGCAGCTAAAGTCCATTATCGCGACCTTTGACCTTGAGGCAAAGATCGTTAAGAGGAAACGCTATTTTGTGGTTTATATAAAAGAAGGAAACCAGATCGTAGATATTCTGAATGTTATGGAAGCTCCGGTGGCCTTAATGGAACTGGAAAACATCAGGATCTTAAAGGACATGCGCAACAGTGTGAACCGACAGGTCAACTGCGAGACTGCCAATATTAATAAAACGGTATCAGCTGCGGTAAAGCAGATAGAAGATATAACATATATCAGAGATACAATCGGACTTGATAATCTTCCGGACAATTTATGCGAAATTGCCAGGGAACGGTTGGAGAGGCCGGAAGCAACATTAAAAGAGCTTGGAGAAGCTCTGGACCCTCCTGTAGGCAAATCAGGAGTGAACCACCGACTTAGAAAGCTTGGCGACCTGGCAGGGCGGCTGCGCGGGACAGGCATTAGCAGCGGAATGGAATAA
- the rapZ gene encoding RNase adapter RapZ, protein MRLVIVTGMSGAGKTQALKMLEDMGFYCVDNLPIPLIETFAELTLSNQGGIRNAAMGIDIRSGEDLSVLNRIFDDWSRKRVPFEILYLDAGDETLIKRYKETRRAHPLAAGGRIDSGIEKERVKLGFLKEEADFIIDTSRLLTKELRQELEKIFVNRESYRNLYITILSFGFKYGIPSDADLVFDVRFLPNPYYAEDLRPKTGEEKEVRDYVMQHGTAALFLDKLNDMLEFLIPNYVLEGKNQLVIAIGCTGGKHRSVTIARSVYDRFKSREEFGIKIEHRDIDKDNIRKRMV, encoded by the coding sequence GTGAGGCTTGTAATTGTAACAGGCATGTCAGGCGCAGGAAAGACCCAGGCGCTTAAGATGCTGGAGGATATGGGATTTTATTGCGTGGATAATCTTCCCATTCCCCTGATTGAAACGTTCGCAGAGCTGACCCTGAGCAATCAGGGAGGGATCCGGAACGCAGCTATGGGGATTGATATCCGAAGTGGAGAGGATTTATCGGTTTTAAACAGGATTTTTGATGATTGGTCAAGAAAACGGGTACCCTTTGAAATTCTCTACCTTGATGCAGGTGACGAAACACTGATTAAGCGCTATAAGGAAACCAGGAGAGCCCATCCCCTGGCGGCTGGCGGAAGGATCGACAGCGGGATTGAAAAAGAACGGGTAAAGCTGGGGTTTTTAAAGGAAGAAGCGGATTTTATCATCGATACCAGCCGGCTTCTTACAAAGGAACTCAGGCAGGAGCTGGAAAAAATATTTGTGAACCGGGAATCCTACCGGAATTTATATATCACGATCCTTTCTTTTGGATTCAAGTATGGGATTCCGTCGGATGCGGATCTGGTATTTGATGTAAGGTTTTTGCCAAATCCCTACTATGCAGAAGATCTGCGGCCTAAAACCGGAGAAGAAAAAGAAGTGCGGGACTATGTGATGCAGCATGGGACCGCTGCCCTGTTTTTAGACAAGCTTAACGATATGCTGGAATTTCTGATTCCCAATTATGTACTGGAGGGAAAGAACCAGCTGGTTATTGCCATCGGATGTACAGGCGGCAAGCACCGGTCGGTTACCATTGCCAGGTCTGTTTATGACAGATTTAAATCCAGGGAAGAATTTGGGATTAAGATCGAACACCGGGACATCGATAAGGATAATATACGGAAAAGGATGGTCTAG
- the murB gene encoding UDP-N-acetylmuramate dehydrogenase codes for MTGFYEKLLGAADKDHIKVGEEMRKHTSFRVGGPAACFVIPADEKELAAVMALCRREEVPFFILGNGSNLLVGDEGYDGVVISMDCLNHCQVDKETGVLKAGAGAPLARIALEAYRATLTGFEFAAGIPGTLGGAVVMNAGAYGSEMKEVLRSVRVLTPEGEVRELPADQLSLGYRASCIIPKQYVVLEAKIRLRAGDEVSIKNRMDELARRRKEKQPLEYPSAGSTFKRPEGHFAGKLIEEAGLRGFSLGGAQVSEKHCGFVINKDGATAADIRNLCEEVKKRVLKNSGVALEMEVKTLGKF; via the coding sequence ATGACTGGATTTTATGAAAAACTTCTTGGTGCAGCTGATAAAGACCATATAAAAGTTGGGGAAGAGATGCGAAAGCATACCTCATTCCGGGTGGGGGGGCCTGCCGCCTGCTTTGTTATTCCGGCAGATGAGAAAGAGCTTGCTGCTGTTATGGCTCTTTGCCGTCGGGAAGAGGTGCCTTTTTTCATACTAGGCAATGGAAGTAATCTTCTGGTTGGAGATGAAGGCTATGATGGAGTGGTCATTTCCATGGACTGCTTAAACCACTGCCAGGTGGATAAAGAGACGGGGGTTTTAAAAGCTGGAGCCGGAGCACCGCTTGCTCGGATTGCACTGGAAGCATATAGGGCGACCTTAACCGGTTTTGAATTTGCAGCCGGGATACCGGGCACCCTAGGGGGAGCTGTGGTGATGAACGCCGGAGCTTATGGTTCGGAGATGAAGGAGGTTCTCCGGTCTGTTAGAGTATTGACACCGGAGGGAGAAGTAAGGGAGCTGCCTGCTGACCAGCTTTCTTTAGGATACCGAGCCAGCTGTATTATACCAAAGCAGTATGTTGTGTTGGAAGCCAAGATCCGGTTAAGGGCTGGAGATGAGGTTTCAATTAAAAACCGGATGGATGAACTGGCCCGCAGGAGAAAGGAAAAACAACCTTTGGAATATCCAAGTGCGGGAAGCACCTTTAAGAGACCGGAAGGGCATTTTGCCGGCAAGCTCATAGAGGAGGCCGGATTAAGAGGTTTTTCCCTGGGCGGCGCCCAGGTTTCGGAGAAGCACTGCGGATTTGTCATTAACAAAGACGGCGCAACTGCGGCTGATATCAGAAACCTGTGTGAAGAGGTGAAAAAAAGGGTGTTAAAAAATTCCGGAGTAGCTCTTGAGATGGAGGTAAAGACACTGGGGAAGTTTTAA
- the hprK gene encoding HPr(Ser) kinase/phosphatase gives MHGVAITDLIKKMNFRNMTPEIDAEKIVISHPDVNRPALQLAGFYDHFDNERVQIIGYVEQEYIHQMEHDRKLEMYDKLLSSQIPCLVYSRSQSPDEDMLAFCNHYGVPCLVSDKTTSDLMAEIIRWLKVKLAPCISIHGVLVDVFGEGVLIMGESGIGKSEAALELIKRGHRLVTDDVVEIRKVSDETLIGTAPEITRHFIELRGIGIIDVKTLFGVESVKDTQAIDMVIKLEDWDRDKEYDRMGIEDQYTEFLGNRVVCHSIPVRPGRNLAIIVESAAVNYRQKKMGYNAAQELYNRVQANLSRKQDD, from the coding sequence ATGCATGGAGTAGCTATTACTGATTTGATAAAGAAGATGAATTTCCGGAACATGACTCCGGAGATTGACGCGGAAAAAATTGTGATCAGCCATCCGGATGTCAATCGTCCGGCTTTACAGTTAGCCGGATTTTACGACCATTTTGACAACGAGCGGGTGCAGATCATCGGTTATGTGGAACAGGAATACATTCATCAGATGGAACATGACAGAAAGCTTGAGATGTACGACAAGCTTTTATCCAGCCAGATTCCGTGCCTGGTATACAGCCGGAGCCAGAGTCCGGATGAAGATATGCTGGCGTTTTGCAACCATTACGGCGTACCATGCCTTGTATCAGATAAAACCACTTCCGATCTTATGGCGGAGATCATCCGCTGGCTTAAAGTGAAGCTTGCACCCTGTATCAGCATTCACGGGGTTTTGGTTGACGTATTCGGCGAAGGTGTACTGATCATGGGAGAAAGCGGCATTGGAAAAAGTGAGGCGGCTCTGGAACTGATCAAACGAGGCCACCGTCTTGTCACCGATGATGTGGTGGAAATCCGCAAGGTAAGCGATGAGACACTGATTGGAACCGCCCCGGAGATTACCAGGCATTTCATTGAATTAAGGGGCATCGGCATCATTGATGTCAAGACGCTGTTCGGCGTGGAAAGTGTAAAGGATACTCAGGCCATAGATATGGTGATCAAACTGGAGGACTGGGATAGAGATAAGGAATACGACAGAATGGGAATCGAGGACCAGTATACGGAATTCCTTGGAAACCGGGTGGTATGCCATTCCATTCCGGTGCGTCCGGGACGTAATCTGGCCATTATTGTTGAATCTGCTGCCGTCAATTACAGACAAAAGAAGATGGGGTACAACGCGGCTCAGGAATTATATAACCGCGTTCAGGCAAACCTTTCAAGAAAACAAGATGATTGA
- the uvrC gene encoding excinuclease ABC subunit UvrC has product MDHRSFNIEEELKKLPSQPGVYIMHDKRDEIIYVGKAISLKNRVRQYFQSSRNKTAKIEQMVSRIARFEYIITDSELEALVLECNLIKEHRPRYNTMLKDDKTYPYIKVTVYEDYPRILFSRDMKKDKSKYFGPYTSAGAVKDTIELIHKLYQIRTCNRNLPRDIGKERPCLNYHIKQCSAPCQDYISKEDYWKSINRALDFLGGKYGPVIKMLEEKMQAASEEMDYEKAIEYRDLLNSVKQISQKQKITDSGMEDRDIIAMSKDEKDAVVQVFFVREGRLIGREHFHVSIATAEDNKQILTSFVKQFYAGTPFVPKELWVQTDLEDESVIGEWLSAKRGQKVRIVVPRKGQKERLVELAEKNAALVLSQDKEKIKREELRTIGAMNEVGGWLGLSGIKRIEAFDISNISGFESVGSMIVYENGRPRRNDYRKFKIKWVKGANDYASMNEVLTRRFSHGLKEAESLKEKGVDEELGSFTRFPDLIMMDGGRGQVNIALEVLKELDISIPVCGMVKDDNHRTRGLYYNNVEIPIDRHSEGFKLVTRIQDEAHRFAIEYHRSLRSKGQVKSILDDIPGIGPNRRKALMRRFKGLEAIKEATVEELSEVPGMNALAAKSVYEFFHI; this is encoded by the coding sequence GTGGACCACAGGTCATTTAATATAGAAGAAGAATTAAAAAAACTGCCGTCCCAGCCTGGCGTGTATATCATGCACGACAAGCGGGACGAAATCATCTATGTGGGAAAAGCCATCAGCTTAAAAAACAGGGTCAGGCAGTACTTTCAGAGCAGCAGAAATAAAACGGCAAAAATCGAACAAATGGTGTCGAGGATCGCCCGGTTTGAATACATTATAACAGACTCTGAGCTGGAAGCCCTTGTGCTGGAATGCAATCTCATTAAGGAACATCGTCCCCGTTACAATACCATGCTAAAGGATGATAAGACCTATCCCTATATCAAGGTAACGGTTTACGAGGACTATCCCAGGATCTTATTTTCCAGGGATATGAAAAAAGATAAAAGCAAGTATTTTGGACCGTATACAAGCGCCGGAGCGGTAAAGGATACCATTGAGCTGATCCATAAGCTTTATCAGATAAGAACCTGCAACCGGAATCTGCCAAGAGACATCGGGAAGGAACGCCCCTGCTTGAATTATCATATCAAGCAGTGTTCGGCCCCGTGCCAGGATTATATCAGCAAGGAAGATTACTGGAAATCCATAAACCGTGCCCTGGACTTTTTAGGCGGAAAATATGGACCTGTAATTAAGATGCTGGAAGAGAAGATGCAGGCGGCATCGGAAGAAATGGATTATGAAAAGGCCATTGAGTACCGGGATCTGTTAAACAGTGTTAAGCAGATCTCCCAGAAGCAGAAGATCACGGACAGCGGCATGGAAGACAGGGATATCATTGCCATGTCAAAGGATGAAAAGGATGCCGTGGTTCAGGTATTTTTTGTCCGGGAAGGCAGGCTTATCGGCCGGGAGCATTTCCATGTAAGTATCGCAACGGCAGAGGATAACAAGCAGATCCTGACCAGTTTTGTCAAACAGTTCTATGCAGGAACTCCTTTTGTTCCAAAAGAGCTGTGGGTGCAGACCGATCTTGAGGATGAAAGCGTCATAGGGGAATGGCTTTCTGCAAAGCGCGGTCAGAAGGTCAGAATCGTAGTTCCCCGGAAAGGCCAGAAGGAACGCCTGGTGGAACTGGCGGAGAAAAATGCCGCACTTGTTCTTTCTCAGGATAAGGAAAAGATAAAGCGGGAAGAGCTTCGTACCATCGGCGCCATGAATGAGGTAGGCGGCTGGCTCGGTCTTTCCGGCATTAAGCGGATCGAGGCATTTGATATTTCCAACATAAGCGGCTTTGAGTCTGTAGGCTCAATGATTGTCTATGAAAATGGAAGACCAAGAAGAAATGATTACAGGAAGTTTAAGATCAAATGGGTCAAGGGTGCCAATGATTATGCTTCCATGAATGAGGTGCTCACAAGAAGATTTTCCCATGGCCTTAAGGAAGCAGAAAGCTTAAAAGAAAAGGGCGTGGATGAGGAGCTTGGAAGCTTTACCCGTTTCCCGGACTTAATCATGATGGATGGAGGACGGGGGCAGGTAAACATTGCCCTGGAGGTTTTAAAGGAACTGGATATTTCCATTCCTGTCTGCGGTATGGTAAAGGATGACAATCACAGGACAAGAGGGCTTTACTATAATAACGTAGAAATTCCCATTGACAGGCATTCCGAAGGATTTAAGCTGGTCACCAGGATCCAGGATGAAGCACACCGGTTTGCCATCGAATACCATAGAAGTTTAAGAAGCAAGGGACAGGTAAAATCCATTCTTGACGATATTCCTGGCATCGGCCCCAACAGGAGAAAGGCGCTGATGCGCCGGTTTAAAGGGCTGGAAGCCATAAAGGAAGCGACCGTGGAGGAGCTTTCCGAAGTACCGGGTATGAATGCTCTGGCAGCGAAAAGCGTTTACGAGTTCTTCCACATATAG
- a CDS encoding DUF1653 domain-containing protein has product MDRAPRPGDFYRHFKDKMYQVITVAVHSETGEELVVYQALYGSFGTYARPLSMFISEVDHEKYPDVKQKCRFERVDTGSEQPVAEASLQSQESLPPDDCHHENKNLLAFLDAGTYHEKLEVLENRKDRFSAEELLAICEIMEIGRPDSEPEEKYYAVKRYLELQNKYEGSRLR; this is encoded by the coding sequence ATGGACAGAGCACCCAGACCAGGAGATTTCTACCGGCATTTTAAAGACAAGATGTACCAGGTGATAACCGTTGCGGTTCATTCCGAAACAGGAGAAGAGTTGGTTGTTTATCAGGCGTTATATGGATCCTTTGGAACATATGCCCGTCCGTTGTCCATGTTTATCAGTGAGGTGGACCATGAAAAGTATCCGGATGTAAAGCAGAAATGCAGGTTTGAACGGGTGGACACCGGTTCTGAACAGCCTGTGGCGGAAGCCAGTCTCCAAAGTCAGGAGAGCTTGCCCCCGGATGATTGTCATCATGAAAATAAAAATCTCCTTGCATTTCTTGATGCCGGGACGTATCATGAGAAGTTGGAGGTTCTTGAGAACCGGAAGGACCGGTTTTCTGCGGAAGAGCTTTTAGCAATCTGCGAGATAATGGAGATCGGAAGGCCGGATTCAGAACCTGAGGAGAAATATTATGCAGTGAAAAGGTATCTGGAGCTGCAGAATAAATACGAGGGATCAAGATTGAGGTGA